The Ipomoea triloba cultivar NCNSP0323 chromosome 4, ASM357664v1 DNA segment AAGTTGtaattgtatatgtatataatatatatatacacacacatatacatacatatgatATATCCAAGATAGCAGCTAGCTAGCCAGTTGATATAAAATAATGGTAGGACTACTTATAAAGAATAGAAATACTATGTAATTTAACAATAAGTTGCATTATGCCTCCAACCAAAATTCAATGAGAAGATTAAAGATaagaggaaaaggaaaatcATTTTGACAAATTGTAATTAGGTCACAAAAGAGATTAAGTAAACAAATGTACAAGctatgatgatgaagatgacaaATTAACCATGCATGTTTCACATATCGATTCTGAATGATGATGATCACAGAGTGCACATTCGAGTAGCAGCAGTAGTCTGACCTAGTTAGTACTGACCCCGAGATGCTGGATTTCCAGCCCATCCCCCGGGGCTCTCCATGGGGAGCTGGCCGTTTGGgaggttgaagaaaggaagcCCTAGAGAGGGGTCCGGGAAGGCTCCGCCACCGTCGGACGGTTCGGACTGCGGCGGTTGCATCTGGAGCGCCGCGGCGGCCGCCTCGTCGTCGTCGAGCGGGAGGCGCTCGTACGCCACGTTGGTGAAGGAGGCGGCGATGACGATGACCGGCCCGGACGCCATCAACGGCCCCACCACGTTCCCTCCCACCACCTGCCCTTGGCTCCCGGCGAGGTAAATCGTCAAGCTGGTGGCCCCCGGCGGCGCCGGTGGCGGCAGAAACGACCCCGACAGCGACAGTATCTCGAACCGCCCCTGCAGCGTCACGACGGCGCCCGCCGCCGACGGCTGCCGGAGCGTCACGTTGTTCACCGTCCCATTCCCGCTCAAAACACAAATCCCTCTCTGCCGCTTCCGCGCATAATTCGCAACCGACTCGAAAACATCGCACCCATTACTCACCTCCAAAATATGCGCCCGGAGAGCGTTCGCACTTTCCCGCGTAATAATCACCGGCGGTTTCGGCTTATTCTTCGACCCCGCCGGCCGCCCTCTCGGCCGTCGAGCCACCACATCACCCAACACCCCTCCGCCGCCTCCACTCTCGCCGGAAAAAGGGTTCCGGCTGCTCTCATCCTCCGTCTCTGGCCGCCCTTGAAGCTGAGAAACAAAACGGGACGCTGAACCTAAGTCTAACCCCGCCATATACACTCTCCAACAACAATTAACAACACCCAAAAGTAGTGaacagaaaacaaagaaaaataaacaactAAAAATGATTAAGAAATTcccaacccaaaaaaaaaacagtaaaataTTTAGTaggaaattatttttataaaaatattaaagaaatcTTAGAAGAACTATCAAGCAAGAACTGTAGCAGAAGATCAGCTCAAACCCAAACCCTAGATCGAATGGAAACCAGTAGGGCATCAAGTAGAGAGAAAGGAAAGGGCAAacatagagagagaaagaaagagtGAGAGAAGTTGACAGGTGCAGCCATTATTTTACCAACCCAAAaagcataaataataataagacacAATAATCTCAGCTAAATTAGTCAGattattgacttaataatcacaaaattataaattttaacttCAGGCAGAAGTAGCAGATCAGCTATGGATAACTTAGGTTAGTTTACTCATTGTGTACTTTGTCAGCTAAATAGGGTGATttacataaaatgataaaaataattgcTGTGAGTTTTTTCTCTGTCACctaaaaaagtataaataatatttaaaaataaataattatagaatATGGTTCGCACAATGTGATTAAGAAATGAAGATGGTATTGTTTAATGTTTGGGgttttttaagaataattttAAGGTATGAGTGGAAGAAAACGACAAAGAGAGGTTAAGTATCTATAGGGTCAGTGTACATTAAAATACTGCATTAGTCGTAATGACCTAACATGGGAAAGACTAATTAACGGTACAGGACATAATGATAATTGCTTGATAATTATATGTGCTTTCATCATTTCATCATATCATAGATAGAATATAGATAAATTTTATGATAATCAaggaataaaatagaaaatgaatactattactccgtatattgtttaatttataaaaaacaaTGCATTAGGAATAATATTACATAGTTTAATTAGCTAACTTAAAAAGTAAACTATGGAGCATGATTCTAGTATCAAAATGTCATAAGTTCAATTATTGTTAACGTTTTATTGGTTAAACTCGTCACACATGGTCTTTCTAGTGCGATTTACCTCTTATGTATAATTTGCAGACTATTACACATGGACAAGTTTATGTTGTGCACCTTTTTCATATAGTGGTTGCGTATTTTCCTCATcattaatcaataaataaataagataattGTTGGATTTTGAACTCAATGTGTTAGAATTGATAGACGATTCCACTTTGAACTCTTCTTGGTTCCTTATCAAGCACCAGACAATAGCTCAAGTAGTGATTGGATTttcctcgtcatccaaaaataaataaataagataattaTTGGATTCGAGATGCAGAATTGCAGTCACAAAGAGTTAAACCCGCAACCTACAACAACATCGAAATTACTTGTACACTTATAATACTATACTAGTTATACACTTGTACACAATTACACATTCACATATATTGAAGGGTTTAAAAAGGATATATATACCATACCCTCTACAAGATTTTGTTTGCTATTTGAATTGCATACTTGTACACTTGTATGTAGTGGtaacttttattatatatagtcTTGAAAGAATAAATTGCTATGAAAGTTTGTGTTTTGGTTAAATTTTTGTGCATGTTTTCGATTACGAAGTAGTGTTTTTTAACTTTCAAGTACGTAAGtttgaataataatatcatcaattaatgggaaatgacatttttaatcattaaattatatttgtggTGTATAATTgatctttaaattatttagtgTAAAgttaatatatcaattttcgtaaaagtaatttttttcatcCCGTTTGGATATgatgaaaatatttaatactgtttatcaaaaaaaaaaaaaaaaaaaaaggagttaaCTTATTGCCTTCAATCTAAATTCAATTCTAAATAGAGTTGTGCAAAgtttttataaaggaaaaaagttATGCAAATGACTAAAAAGATTCTATCAAATTAGGGTTTATGTATTTTTCCGTTAACATTTTCTGTTTGATAAGACTAAATATGCAACTTTCGCAAAAATTAATGTAGTTTTCATTAACAATTTCTATATGACAAAACTAAATATGCAACTTTCAATCTATGAGCCAATACTACTATTGATTGATATCAATTCAATATTATTGCCTACATTGAAGCTTAAACCCACCCTTTTTATATTGGAATGCAACTGAGTGCTACTAAACCACAAAATCTATCCGTCCTTCCTAATTATTTGTTTGGTGATAAAACGGTAAATTAGTGGAGATGTCACGTGAAGGAGTGCAAAGTCAAATGAAGGCTTTCGTTGTTGGAGCTGTTGGCCACGAGGCGGCAGTCACTTtcactttaattaattaattaattaattatttatttatttattttattattattattattattattattattattattaatttgaaaCACTTgatttattctttaaaaaaaaacaaaagaaatggtCAAAACCTTAAATTGACCGCAAAAAGACAGGATGAGGTCCCCTCCACGTGCCCTCACCCGCTcccctctttttatttttactatgcCCATTTGTCCACCTCCCCCAACCCCGCAACGCattgaaattttcttatttttaattatttacttatttaatttactaaataaaataaaatttgtaaaaattacaCTCTAAATAAAATCCGTATTGTAATCTAATGACCACGAAACGCTTATCGATTAGGAATTATCATATCCCTACAACTATTTACTTCTTAACATATAGTaaaaatcttcttttttttttcttttttttttttgttttaattacatAAACCTAATTGCATAAGTAGTTGCATGTACAACTAATTAGTTTGTATAgccattattatttattagctTACCTGTAATATGACATATCAAGTAAATATATTTCTGCACGAGTAGTTCAGTTGATTCTTGAATGATAAATTGAAGGCAAAAATACAAGATCAAGTTTTGACAACTGCAGTGTAGGAGTTGCACTCAATGTGGTGGGCTCTTTGTGAATATCAAATATTAGTCCTCTCATAGTCTCACTATGGACCATGAGCCATCGTGATTTACCCTTCACTAACCTATTGACTAGGATAAAAAGCGAGGGAATTTCGCCTTTTGTGAGGAAGCGAAGCTATTTCCGATGTAATACTTGCGTTCTCTAATTGCATTCCAAAGATATAGCAATGAGAACCTCTACTCATTAatcattatattcattaattgcACCAAAGGTTGGCACTCTCGTACATTAACTATTAGTGTTTTAGTTAAATTTCATCACaattatattcttctttttcttatttattaaaatGCCATTATTATATGATTGGAAATGATTAACTTTATGATTTATCGACAAATACACTATATACTATTAAATCTAGCACtatattgtattaaaattacatttttaaagttaaataaattatcagaatgtcttcttctttttttttttttccaaattacattatatctaTCTATAAATCTTTTAAGATCAGACCTAAAGccccccccccacccacccaccccccccccacacacacaaaCTAAGACCTAGAGATGGCTTTTTGACGTACTATAGATATATTATCTAAATTCTACTTTATTAATTCGAGTCAAACCTTAAAAATTATTCCTAAAAAAAATCCCAGCTAATACAATGGaatgtttcaaaattatatatgttctaAGAGCTAGTCTGCATTTCTTATTCATGGTGTTCTTGTCTTATTAATTCGTGATAAGATTGGTTAAttcacaaataattaataaaaattatatatgaaagATTATGACGCTTCATttcaaaataacaataaaataccTAAAAGTTAAATAACTACAGATTTTAGTGTTTTACTTGAAAATATGTTGCTAAATTAGATACTTACATATTGCAATAATTTATCTACAGATTTTTTCGtagataaatttgatttttctcgTTGTGCATTATGTTTATCACACAAAATAGTATGATAAAATTGAAAGATGCATTCGGTTTCAATTAAAAGTGTAAgctaataattaaacaatacatTAGCTTATAACTTTTCGTCTCCATTCgactataatattaaattaaatgatacttttcaattcaactaaaAGGCTAAAATGATAATtcgattatatatttatattttatattacaaaGTACAAAATGATTGAAACAAGTACCATTTCTATGCTCTATGAACAAACTTGAGATGGATAACTCTGccgttgaaaaaaaaattagtacgTACAAATTCTCCAAAACTGTTGAGCTTCGTCATATAAGCAGTTGAACCTGGAAAACTTCCTCAAAGAAATTTTCTTTTGTCGGTAAAGCTTTCAGTTGCTATTTTATTCGAATGTATATTTTAAGTGAAATATATCTTGTGACTTTGATCAGCAAATAATATAAAGAATTGACTGGTTCAAATCGAGTGTTGTATTTCTCATATGTTATTGAAAAATGACGTGCTAGAGCATGACAGAAAGAAGGCAGAACGAAGTGCAACAGAGCAACATCACTTGTCTTTGGGATTAGCATCGGATTTGAGTTCAATTTGCTGAGTGGTTCGGGGGCAAAGCCCTTATGGTATAGTACAAGGGTAGTTTTGTAAATGTACCgtatattagagttatatataaatatgacacATCCTGTTGTATACGTCAATATATTACCAAACTACATAAATCTTGTTTTTTTCGCTTTAcgtttgtttttaattttttgatttcattttctcaatatagaaaatgttaataaacaatattataattatcaagttaattgCCTATCTAACTCGATGGGTCCATACTTACGTGGACTGGTTCGTGGTGCCCAGCAAGTGCTCCAACTAACGATAATGGAGTCTTATGAGTTGGTGCAAATTTTGTCGCCCATCGCCATCGGggcatatattaatatataattaattaattaattgaaacaGCCAATGAGCAGATAACGTTGATAATCTCGAAATTAGCGTCACCATCGACCAATCAGAGCAAGTCTTTCGGACATAAACAAAGCTATTAACGTTCCCTAATCTATGCTTAAATCCGTGGCCCCACCATTGTCTCATCTGTTTGCCTCAACAATATTCTACCGCTGGATGTATTTTCTTTCCATCATGTCTGAATTCTTAACGGTGAAGGAATTCTCTATCGTTCAATTCATTCACacctcaaattttattttacgagttatttctaaaaatattcCACAGATTATTgagggtaaaaatgtaaaaattttaagaaatttgttTAGAAAGCGTTGGGTATGaggataaaaatgtaaaatcttACCTTTAAGTCTTTAACGTCTCTCTTCTCCTTAAAAAATGGctttcaatttctattttttaaaataaatctcTTAATAGATAACTAAAATTTGggacaaaatttataattcttagACCAGTTAaggtcaaattaaaaattgatgaaaattttttaaaaagtcaatagtatttttaaaattaactctTGATATGATGGGCGCTATTTTTATATGCGTGATTTATAAATCAAATACTTTTTCTAGATTTACAGTATATCATGactttgaataattttatattacttaaattttatgtacttaaaaaaaaaggaaaaaataaattggAATTGACTATTAGAGGTATGGTTTTAGCAAGTACCAAACCAGTATGCATTTTGCCTAATAGAGCAAGTCCAAGGTTTTAATGATGATTGAGTTTACAGTACGTATTAATAACAGGAGGACAAATAATAGTTTGCTTTCTTTTCGTGCATTACTATAGTAGTATATTAATGACTttagtgacatttttattaaaataaaatatattgattaaGATTGATGGATGGTATTACAACACCTGTTATTTGTTACATTAATGATTGactgtttttatatataaaaaataataataattttggttATGTTTAGAGACAACATTAATGTATTTCCACATCCTATCATTTTCAAGATTAAAATATGGGGATTAATGACTTTGGGAAAAACTACAAATAATGATTTATCATATACGGAGGAATTTGCAAATATTAACCAAAGGGTATATCTCCAGAGTCGTGGCTGGCTAGTAATAACATGATAGCAACTATACAAATTATTAGCAAAGGAGCTTCTTAAGatagaattgaagaatgcgTTTAAGCAGATAGTGAGACTATAAAATTTATGCTCAATAGATATAAATTACCAGTAATCACcgcaagaacatgaatttgcaAATCATGATTTATCATATACGGAGGAATTTGCAAATATTAACCAAAGGGTATCTCTCCTGAGTCATGGCTGGCTAGTAATAACATGATAGCAACTATACAAATTATTAGCAAAGAAGCTTCATAAGatagaattgaagaatgcgTTTAAGCAGATAGTGAGACTGGAAATTTGGAATAGATAAAAATTACCAGTAGTCACCGCAAGAACATGAACCATTCTCGAAATGGTGGAAGCGATTCCGGTCTCTAACAATGAGTTTCCTGCCTGTGATCTTGGAGATGAGTTTGGACACAGCATGACAGTCTTGGCACACCCTAAGGTTTTTGACAATCTTGATTGTAGTTCCAGGCTGAGTGCTTATCAGTCCAAATGCAATGGCAAGTTTTTCACTGTGAACAGCCAGGGATTTCTGCTTCTCTGACTCCCCAATGTCATGCAATACAATGTCTGTTTGTGGAGTGTAACCATGAGCCTCAAGCCACCTGTTGATTTCCTCTAGCATAGAGTAAATCTCTTTGGTCTTAGGGTGTTTCATGTCGCCGGCAAGGAACTCATGTACCTTGTTATTCACCTCGATTGAGCTGCAACCTGGCTCCTTCTCAACCCCACTTTTCTTCATCATTGCCCTCACCTTTGCAGCCCCATCCCAGTCTCCCGCTGCAGCGTATATGTTGGAGAGCAGAACATATGTTCCAGAATTTGCGAGATTGCATTCGACTAGGAATTCCACAATTTTCTCTCCCAGTTTGATGTCTCTATGAATCCTACAGGCACCAAGTAATGTTCCCCATAAAACAGGATCAGGGTCTATCTTCATACTTCTAATAAACTCATATGCCTCTTGTAAATGTCCAGCTCGGCCGAGAAGATTTACCATGCAGCCATAATGCTCAATCTTTGGTTCAATCCCATACTCCTTCATTGAATGGAAATAGCCCCATCCTTCATTAACCAATCCTGCATTGGCACAAGCATTTAAGATGCCAATAAAGGTTATATCAGATGGTTGGAGTTTCAATCTGCAAAACTCACGGAACAACTGCAACGCTTCTTGGCTAAATCCGTGCATGGCATACCCTACAATCATCGAGTTCCACGCAACAACATCCTTAGCATTCATCTGATTGAACACTATCCTTGCATCCTCCAAACTTCCACATTTGCTATACATGTCAATCAGCGCTGTGCCTACACGTAAATTAACTGGAATCCTGTTATTTTTCACGTAAGTATGAACCCACTGGCCAGATTCCAGTGCTCCCGATTGACCACAAGCAGAAAGAACTGCAAGCACAGTGACTTCGTTAGGTTTTACATTAGATAATAACATGTGTCTAAAGAGAGCCAATGCCTCGTTAGGCCTCCCATATTGAGTATAGCCATCAATCATAGCGTTCCAACATACAACATCCCTCTCTTCCATCCTATCAAATAACTCCCTCGCCTTGTCCACATCCCCATTCTTTGCATACCCAGCAATCATTGTCGTCAAAGAAACCAAACTCCTTTCAGGCATTGTATCAAACAGCTTGCGGGCCGAGACAAGATCACCACCTCTTGCATAGACATCAACAAGAGAGGTCCTAACATAAGTATCTGAGTCACACTGAAACTTGAGGGCTTGTCCATGGATAGCTTCTCCAGATTTCAAGGGGCACGCTTTGAGGATGGCAGAGAATGTAAACTGGTTGGGCTCAATGTCTTGGGTTAGCATTTCAACATACAAAAGAAAAGCTTGCTCATGGAGATTGTTGATGGTGTGGCTATGGATAATGGAAGTGTAGGTAAAGACACTTGGACTTGGGGTTGATCTGAAAAGCGTGACAGAATGTTTGAGATGGCCGAGAGATGAGTAGGACCTCTGAAGCCTGAAATTCAGTATGGGGTCACAGTCAATGCCATGGCGGATCAGAAACGCATGTATTTGCAGGAGCTGTTTGATGGTTTTGGATTTATCAATGAGGAATTTAAGTCTTTCCGGTGAGGGTGAAAGGCTGCTTTTGCTGGATTTGCTTGGGGGGTGTATTGGTGGGGTGGAGAACAAGGAAGTAGCAGGCATGGTTTCAGCTATAGAATTGCTGAAGCCTTAAGCTTCAGAAGCTTATAAGAGGAGAATTCATCCAAGATTCATGCGGCACCTCCTGTATCTGAAACAAAGTATAGGTATCAAACATCATTGCATACAAGAAATATATAACAGAAGAAATGAATGCATAAGACACTCCTATGAGCAACGAATGCATAATCCTTTCTACTACAATCTACTGCGATTTTAACACTGTTTGATTGTCATAAACTGCGCCAGTTGCTATAGCGCTAATCGaatgaaagtataattaaa contains these protein-coding regions:
- the LOC116016745 gene encoding pentatricopeptide repeat-containing protein ELI1, chloroplastic; this translates as MPATSLFSTPPIHPPSKSSKSSLSPSPERLKFLIDKSKTIKQLLQIHAFLIRHGIDCDPILNFRLQRSYSSLGHLKHSVTLFRSTPSPSVFTYTSIIHSHTINNLHEQAFLLYVEMLTQDIEPNQFTFSAILKACPLKSGEAIHGQALKFQCDSDTYVRTSLVDVYARGGDLVSARKLFDTMPERSLVSLTTMIAGYAKNGDVDKARELFDRMEERDVVCWNAMIDGYTQYGRPNEALALFRHMLLSNVKPNEVTVLAVLSACGQSGALESGQWVHTYVKNNRIPVNLRVGTALIDMYSKCGSLEDARIVFNQMNAKDVVAWNSMIVGYAMHGFSQEALQLFREFCRLKLQPSDITFIGILNACANAGLVNEGWGYFHSMKEYGIEPKIEHYGCMVNLLGRAGHLQEAYEFIRSMKIDPDPVLWGTLLGACRIHRDIKLGEKIVEFLVECNLANSGTYVLLSNIYAAAGDWDGAAKVRAMMKKSGVEKEPGCSSIEVNNKVHEFLAGDMKHPKTKEIYSMLEEINRWLEAHGYTPQTDIVLHDIGESEKQKSLAVHSEKLAIAFGLISTQPGTTIKIVKNLRVCQDCHAVSKLISKITGRKLIVRDRNRFHHFENGSCSCGDYW
- the LOC116017235 gene encoding AT-hook motif nuclear-localized protein 23-like, producing MAGLDLGSASRFVSQLQGRPETEDESSRNPFSGESGGGGGVLGDVVARRPRGRPAGSKNKPKPPVIITRESANALRAHILEVSNGCDVFESVANYARKRQRGICVLSGNGTVNNVTLRQPSAAGAVVTLQGRFEILSLSGSFLPPPAPPGATSLTIYLAGSQGQVVGGNVVGPLMASGPVIVIAASFTNVAYERLPLDDDEAAAAALQMQPPQSEPSDGGGAFPDPSLGLPFFNLPNGQLPMESPGGWAGNPASRGQY